Proteins encoded together in one Drosophila albomicans strain 15112-1751.03 chromosome 2R, ASM965048v2, whole genome shotgun sequence window:
- the LOC127566193 gene encoding kielin/chordin-like protein isoform X1, whose amino-acid sequence MTPQHIWIIYYYAFHLFLVLCRAPPLLTLKTEAVNLKVCGEGVVSPDPDDCASYFQCLDGAIIKEKCSSGSYFDSSWDVCVIDVDGICTPATVNCTEGELEVNPFNSCGYLKCLNGSITEVNCTSGNYFNSTLMTCTIDENGICSAIDDECIEGEIEENPEDPCGYFECINGSFEDVDCTSGTYFNSSLNICLIDENGICSAIDEKCIEGEIEENPDDPCGYLQCVDGSLEEVNCTSGTYFNSSLNICLIDENGICSLKCTEGEIEENPDDPCGYLQCVDGSLEEVNCTSGTYFNSSLNICLIDENGICSLKCTEGEIEENPDDPCGYLQCVDGSLEEVNCTSGTYFNSSLNICLIDENGICSSKCMEGETEVNPDDPCGYLQCVDGSLEEVNCTSGTYFNSSLNICLIDESGICSLKCMEGEIEENPDDPCGYLQCVDGSLEEVNCTSGTYFNSSLNICLIDENGVCSLKCTEGEIEVNPDDPCGYLQCVDGSLEEVNCTSGTYFNSSLNICLNDENGVCSLKCTEGEIEVNPDDPCGYLQCVDGSLEEVNCTSGTYFNSSLNICLIDENGICSLKCTEGEIEENPDDPCGYLRCINGNLEELNCTSGSYFNSSIKVCLIDENGICSAIPEDCRDGDIEENPDDLCGYLICKDGSFSEANCTSGSYFDSSWKTCIIDENGICSSRNLVEACIEDEIESDPEECAGYLQCIDGKRVSQLCAYGSYFDSALKSCEIDYDNVCLSKSEICEEGERKEDLDDTTWYFECINGIMLSKNAKRKVTLRAV is encoded by the exons ATGACGCCGCAGCATATTTGGATAATTTACTACTATG CGTTTCATCTATTCCTCGTGCTTTGCCGTGCGCCTCCATTGTTAACTTTGAAGACCGAAGCTGTCAATCTAAAGGTCTGTGGTGAAGGCGTTGTGAGTCCTGACCCCGACGATTGTGCTAGTTATTTCCAATGTTTGGACGGTGCAATTATTAAAGAGAAATGTAGCAGTGGCAGCTACTTTGATTCCTCTTGGGATGTATGCGTGATAGATGTGGATGGCATCTGTACACCAGCTACAGTTAATTGTACGGAAGGAGAACTCGAGGTGAACCCTTTTAACTCCTGCGGctatttgaaatgtttgaaTGGAAGTATAACAGAAGTTAATTGCACAAGTGGAAACTACTTTAATTCGACTTTAATGACGTGTACCATCGATGAGAATGGCATATGCTCTGCTATCGATGATGAATGTATAGAGGGGGAGATTGAGGAGAATCCTGAAGATCCTTGTGGATACTTCGAGTGCATCAATGGAAGTTTTGAAGATGTGGATTGCACCAGTGGAACCTACTTTAACtcttcattaaatatttgcctCATTGATGAGAATGGAATATGCTCTGCGATCGATGAGAAATGTATAGAAGGAGAGATTGAGGAGAATCCTGATGATCCTTGTGGATACTTACAATGTGTGGATGGCAGCCTTGAGGAAGTGAACTGCACCAGTGGAAC CTACTTTAACTCTTCATTGAATATTTGTCTCATCGATGAGAATGGAATATGCTCATTGAAATGTACGGAAGGAGAGATTGAGGAGAATCCTGATGATCCTTGTGGATACTTACAATGTGTGGATGGCAGCCTTGAGGAAGTGAACTGCACCAGTGGAAC CTACTTTAACTCTTCATTGAATATTTGTCTCATCGATGAGAATGGAATATGCTCATTGAAATGTACGGAAGGAGAGATTGAG GAGAATCCTGATGATCCTTGTGGATACTTACAATGTGTGGATGGCAGCCTTGAGGAAGTGAACTGCACCAGTGGAACCTACTTTAACTCTTCATTGAATATTTGTCTTATCGATGAGAATGGAATATGCTCATCGAAATGTATGGAAGGAGAGACTGAGGTGAATCCTGATGATCCTTGTGGATACTTACAATGTGTGGATGGCAGCCTTGAGGAAGTGAACTGCACCAGTGGAACCTACTTTAACTCTTCATTGAATATTTGTCTCATCGATGAGAGTGGAATATGCTCATTGAAATGTATGGAAGGAGAGATTGAGGAGAATCCTGATGATCCTTGTGGATACTTACAATGTGTGGATGGCAGCCTTGAGGAAGTGAACTGCACCAGTGGAACATACTTTAACTCCTCTTTGAATATTTGTCTTATCGATGAGAATGGAGTATGCTCATTGAAATGTACGGAAGGAGAGATTGAGGTGAATCCTGATGATCCTTGTGGATACTTACAATGTGTGGATGGCAGCCTTGAGGAAGTGAATTGCACCAGTGGAACCTACTTTAACTCTTCATTGAATATTTGCCTCAATGATGAGAATGGAGTATGCTCATTGAAATGTACGGAAGGAGAGATTGAGGTGAATCCTGATGATCCTTGTGGATACTTACAATGTGTGGATGGCAGCCTTGAGGAAGTGAACTGCACCAGTGGAACCTACTTTAACTCTTCATTGAATATTTGTCTCATCGATGAGAATGGAATATGCTCATTGAAATGTACGGAAGGAGAGATTGAGGAGAATCCTGATGATCCTTGTGGTTATTTAAGATGTATTAATGGCAACCTTGAGGAATTGAATTGTACCAGTGGAAGTTACTTCAATAGCAGCATAAAGGTTTGTCTTATTGATGAGAACGGTATTTGTTCTGCGATCCCAGAAGATTGTCGAGATGGTGATATCGAGGAGAATCCAGATGATCTTTGTGGCTATTTAATATGCAAGGACGGTAGCTTTTCTGAAGCAAACTGCACGAGTGGGAGCTACTTTGATTCTTCATGGAAAACGTGTATTATTGATGAGAATGGCATTTGTTCTTCAAGAAATCTTGTTGAAGCCTGCATAGAAGATGAGATTGAATCAGATCCTGAAGAATGTGCTGGATACTTGCAGTGCATCGATGGGAAAAGGGTGAGTCAACTTTGTGCTTATGGCAGTTATTTTGATTCAGCTTTAAAGAGCTGCGAGATCGACTATGATAACGTTTGTTTATCTAAATCGGAGATCTGTGAAGAAGGCGAGAGGAAGGAAGACCTAGATGATACTACGTGGTATTTTGAGTGTATCAACGGGATTATGTTGAGCAAAAATGCCAAGAGGAAAGTTACTTTGAGAGCAGTATAA
- the LOC127566193 gene encoding multiple epidermal growth factor-like domains protein 10 isoform X3: protein MTPQHIWIIYYYAFHLFLVLCRAPPLLTLKTEAVNLKVCGEGVVSPDPDDCASYFQCLDGAIIKEKCSSGSYFDSSWDVCVIDVDGICTPATVNCTEGELEVNPFNSCGYLKCLNGSITEVNCTSGNYFNSTLMTCTIDENGICSAIDDECIEGEIEENPEDPCGYFECINGSFEDVDCTSGTYFNSSLNICLIDENGICSAIDEKCIEGEIEENPDDPCGYLQCVDGSLEEVNCTSGTYFNSSLNICLIDENGICSLKCTEGEIEENPDDPCGYLQCVDGSLEEVNCTSGTYFNSSLNICLIDENGICSLKCTEGEIEENPDDPCGYLQCVDGSLEEVNCTSGTYFNSSLNICLIDENGVCSLKCTEGEIEVNPDDPCGYLQCVDGSLEEVNCTSGTYFNSSLNICLNDENGVCSLKCTEGEIEVNPDDPCGYLQCVDGSLEEVNCTSGTYFNSSLNICLIDENGICSLKCTEGEIEENPDDPCGYLRCINGNLEELNCTSGSYFNSSIKVCLIDENGICSAIPEDCRDGDIEENPDDLCGYLICKDGSFSEANCTSGSYFDSSWKTCIIDENGICSSRNLVEACIEDEIESDPEECAGYLQCIDGKRVSQLCAYGSYFDSALKSCEIDYDNVCLSKSEICEEGERKEDLDDTTWYFECINGIMLSKNAKRKVTLRAV, encoded by the exons ATGACGCCGCAGCATATTTGGATAATTTACTACTATG CGTTTCATCTATTCCTCGTGCTTTGCCGTGCGCCTCCATTGTTAACTTTGAAGACCGAAGCTGTCAATCTAAAGGTCTGTGGTGAAGGCGTTGTGAGTCCTGACCCCGACGATTGTGCTAGTTATTTCCAATGTTTGGACGGTGCAATTATTAAAGAGAAATGTAGCAGTGGCAGCTACTTTGATTCCTCTTGGGATGTATGCGTGATAGATGTGGATGGCATCTGTACACCAGCTACAGTTAATTGTACGGAAGGAGAACTCGAGGTGAACCCTTTTAACTCCTGCGGctatttgaaatgtttgaaTGGAAGTATAACAGAAGTTAATTGCACAAGTGGAAACTACTTTAATTCGACTTTAATGACGTGTACCATCGATGAGAATGGCATATGCTCTGCTATCGATGATGAATGTATAGAGGGGGAGATTGAGGAGAATCCTGAAGATCCTTGTGGATACTTCGAGTGCATCAATGGAAGTTTTGAAGATGTGGATTGCACCAGTGGAACCTACTTTAACtcttcattaaatatttgcctCATTGATGAGAATGGAATATGCTCTGCGATCGATGAGAAATGTATAGAAGGAGAGATTGAGGAGAATCCTGATGATCCTTGTGGATACTTACAATGTGTGGATGGCAGCCTTGAGGAAGTGAACTGCACCAGTGGAAC CTACTTTAACTCTTCATTGAATATTTGTCTCATCGATGAGAATGGAATATGCTCATTGAAATGTACGGAAGGAGAGATTGAGGAGAATCCTGATGATCCTTGTGGATACTTACAATGTGTGGATGGCAGCCTTGAGGAAGTGAACTGCACCAGTGGAAC CTACTTTAACTCTTCATTGAATATTTGTCTCATCGATGAGAATGGAATATGCTCATTGAAATGTACGGAAGGAGAGATTGAG GAGAATCCTGATGATCCTTGTGGATACTTACAATGTGTGGATGGCAGCCTTGAGGAAGTGAACTGCACCAGTGGAACATACTTTAACTCCTCTTTGAATATTTGTCTTATCGATGAGAATGGAGTATGCTCATTGAAATGTACGGAAGGAGAGATTGAGGTGAATCCTGATGATCCTTGTGGATACTTACAATGTGTGGATGGCAGCCTTGAGGAAGTGAATTGCACCAGTGGAACCTACTTTAACTCTTCATTGAATATTTGCCTCAATGATGAGAATGGAGTATGCTCATTGAAATGTACGGAAGGAGAGATTGAGGTGAATCCTGATGATCCTTGTGGATACTTACAATGTGTGGATGGCAGCCTTGAGGAAGTGAACTGCACCAGTGGAACCTACTTTAACTCTTCATTGAATATTTGTCTCATCGATGAGAATGGAATATGCTCATTGAAATGTACGGAAGGAGAGATTGAGGAGAATCCTGATGATCCTTGTGGTTATTTAAGATGTATTAATGGCAACCTTGAGGAATTGAATTGTACCAGTGGAAGTTACTTCAATAGCAGCATAAAGGTTTGTCTTATTGATGAGAACGGTATTTGTTCTGCGATCCCAGAAGATTGTCGAGATGGTGATATCGAGGAGAATCCAGATGATCTTTGTGGCTATTTAATATGCAAGGACGGTAGCTTTTCTGAAGCAAACTGCACGAGTGGGAGCTACTTTGATTCTTCATGGAAAACGTGTATTATTGATGAGAATGGCATTTGTTCTTCAAGAAATCTTGTTGAAGCCTGCATAGAAGATGAGATTGAATCAGATCCTGAAGAATGTGCTGGATACTTGCAGTGCATCGATGGGAAAAGGGTGAGTCAACTTTGTGCTTATGGCAGTTATTTTGATTCAGCTTTAAAGAGCTGCGAGATCGACTATGATAACGTTTGTTTATCTAAATCGGAGATCTGTGAAGAAGGCGAGAGGAAGGAAGACCTAGATGATACTACGTGGTATTTTGAGTGTATCAACGGGATTATGTTGAGCAAAAATGCCAAGAGGAAAGTTACTTTGAGAGCAGTATAA
- the LOC127566193 gene encoding multiple epidermal growth factor-like domains protein 10 isoform X2, producing the protein MTPQHIWIIYYYAFHLFLVLCRAPPLLTLKTEAVNLKVCGEGVVSPDPDDCASYFQCLDGAIIKEKCSSGSYFDSSWDVCVIDVDGICTPATVNCTEGELEVNPFNSCGYLKCLNGSITEVNCTSGNYFNSTLMTCTIDENGICSAIDDECIEGEIEENPEDPCGYFECINGSFEDVDCTSGTYFNSSLNICLIDENGICSAIDEKCIEGEIEENPDDPCGYLQCVDGSLEEVNCTSGTYFNSSLNICLIDENGICSLKCTEGEIEENPDDPCGYLQCVDGSLEEVNCTSGTYFNSSLNICLIDENGICSLKCTEGEIEENPDDPCGYLQCVDGSLEEVNCTSGTYFNSSLNICLIDENGICSSKCMEGETEVNPDDPCGYLQCVDGSLEEVNCTSGTYFNSSLNICLIDESGICSLKCMEGEIEENPDDPCGYLQCVDGSLEEVNCTSGTYFNSSLNICLIDENGVCSLKCTEGEIEVNPDDPCGYLQCVDGSLEEVNCTSGTYFNSSLNICLIDENGICSLKCTEGEIEENPDDPCGYLRCINGNLEELNCTSGSYFNSSIKVCLIDENGICSAIPEDCRDGDIEENPDDLCGYLICKDGSFSEANCTSGSYFDSSWKTCIIDENGICSSRNLVEACIEDEIESDPEECAGYLQCIDGKRVSQLCAYGSYFDSALKSCEIDYDNVCLSKSEICEEGERKEDLDDTTWYFECINGIMLSKNAKRKVTLRAV; encoded by the exons ATGACGCCGCAGCATATTTGGATAATTTACTACTATG CGTTTCATCTATTCCTCGTGCTTTGCCGTGCGCCTCCATTGTTAACTTTGAAGACCGAAGCTGTCAATCTAAAGGTCTGTGGTGAAGGCGTTGTGAGTCCTGACCCCGACGATTGTGCTAGTTATTTCCAATGTTTGGACGGTGCAATTATTAAAGAGAAATGTAGCAGTGGCAGCTACTTTGATTCCTCTTGGGATGTATGCGTGATAGATGTGGATGGCATCTGTACACCAGCTACAGTTAATTGTACGGAAGGAGAACTCGAGGTGAACCCTTTTAACTCCTGCGGctatttgaaatgtttgaaTGGAAGTATAACAGAAGTTAATTGCACAAGTGGAAACTACTTTAATTCGACTTTAATGACGTGTACCATCGATGAGAATGGCATATGCTCTGCTATCGATGATGAATGTATAGAGGGGGAGATTGAGGAGAATCCTGAAGATCCTTGTGGATACTTCGAGTGCATCAATGGAAGTTTTGAAGATGTGGATTGCACCAGTGGAACCTACTTTAACtcttcattaaatatttgcctCATTGATGAGAATGGAATATGCTCTGCGATCGATGAGAAATGTATAGAAGGAGAGATTGAGGAGAATCCTGATGATCCTTGTGGATACTTACAATGTGTGGATGGCAGCCTTGAGGAAGTGAACTGCACCAGTGGAAC CTACTTTAACTCTTCATTGAATATTTGTCTCATCGATGAGAATGGAATATGCTCATTGAAATGTACGGAAGGAGAGATTGAGGAGAATCCTGATGATCCTTGTGGATACTTACAATGTGTGGATGGCAGCCTTGAGGAAGTGAACTGCACCAGTGGAAC CTACTTTAACTCTTCATTGAATATTTGTCTCATCGATGAGAATGGAATATGCTCATTGAAATGTACGGAAGGAGAGATTGAG GAGAATCCTGATGATCCTTGTGGATACTTACAATGTGTGGATGGCAGCCTTGAGGAAGTGAACTGCACCAGTGGAACCTACTTTAACTCTTCATTGAATATTTGTCTTATCGATGAGAATGGAATATGCTCATCGAAATGTATGGAAGGAGAGACTGAGGTGAATCCTGATGATCCTTGTGGATACTTACAATGTGTGGATGGCAGCCTTGAGGAAGTGAACTGCACCAGTGGAACCTACTTTAACTCTTCATTGAATATTTGTCTCATCGATGAGAGTGGAATATGCTCATTGAAATGTATGGAAGGAGAGATTGAGGAGAATCCTGATGATCCTTGTGGATACTTACAATGTGTGGATGGCAGCCTTGAGGAAGTGAACTGCACCAGTGGAACATACTTTAACTCCTCTTTGAATATTTGTCTTATCGATGAGAATGGAGTATGCTCATTGAAATGTACGGAAGGAGAGATTGAG GTGAATCCTGATGATCCTTGTGGATACTTACAATGTGTGGATGGCAGCCTTGAGGAAGTGAACTGCACCAGTGGAACCTACTTTAACTCTTCATTGAATATTTGTCTCATCGATGAGAATGGAATATGCTCATTGAAATGTACGGAAGGAGAGATTGAGGAGAATCCTGATGATCCTTGTGGTTATTTAAGATGTATTAATGGCAACCTTGAGGAATTGAATTGTACCAGTGGAAGTTACTTCAATAGCAGCATAAAGGTTTGTCTTATTGATGAGAACGGTATTTGTTCTGCGATCCCAGAAGATTGTCGAGATGGTGATATCGAGGAGAATCCAGATGATCTTTGTGGCTATTTAATATGCAAGGACGGTAGCTTTTCTGAAGCAAACTGCACGAGTGGGAGCTACTTTGATTCTTCATGGAAAACGTGTATTATTGATGAGAATGGCATTTGTTCTTCAAGAAATCTTGTTGAAGCCTGCATAGAAGATGAGATTGAATCAGATCCTGAAGAATGTGCTGGATACTTGCAGTGCATCGATGGGAAAAGGGTGAGTCAACTTTGTGCTTATGGCAGTTATTTTGATTCAGCTTTAAAGAGCTGCGAGATCGACTATGATAACGTTTGTTTATCTAAATCGGAGATCTGTGAAGAAGGCGAGAGGAAGGAAGACCTAGATGATACTACGTGGTATTTTGAGTGTATCAACGGGATTATGTTGAGCAAAAATGCCAAGAGGAAAGTTACTTTGAGAGCAGTATAA
- the LOC127566193 gene encoding tenascin isoform X5 has product MTPQHIWIIYYYAFHLFLVLCRAPPLLTLKTEAVNLKVCGEGVVSPDPDDCASYFQCLDGAIIKEKCSSGSYFDSSWDVCVIDVDGICTPATVNCTEGELEVNPFNSCGYLKCLNGSITEVNCTSGNYFNSTLMTCTIDENGICSAIDDECIEGEIEENPEDPCGYFECINGSFEDVDCTSGTYFNSSLNICLIDENGICSAIDEKCIEGEIEENPDDPCGYLQCVDGSLEEVNCTSGTYFNSSLNICLIDENGICSLKCTEGEIEENPDDPCGYLRCINGNLEELNCTSGSYFNSSIKVCLIDENGICSAIPEDCRDGDIEENPDDLCGYLICKDGSFSEANCTSGSYFDSSWKTCIIDENGICSSRNLVEACIEDEIESDPEECAGYLQCIDGKRVSQLCAYGSYFDSALKSCEIDYDNVCLSKSEICEEGERKEDLDDTTWYFECINGIMLSKNAKRKVTLRAV; this is encoded by the exons ATGACGCCGCAGCATATTTGGATAATTTACTACTATG CGTTTCATCTATTCCTCGTGCTTTGCCGTGCGCCTCCATTGTTAACTTTGAAGACCGAAGCTGTCAATCTAAAGGTCTGTGGTGAAGGCGTTGTGAGTCCTGACCCCGACGATTGTGCTAGTTATTTCCAATGTTTGGACGGTGCAATTATTAAAGAGAAATGTAGCAGTGGCAGCTACTTTGATTCCTCTTGGGATGTATGCGTGATAGATGTGGATGGCATCTGTACACCAGCTACAGTTAATTGTACGGAAGGAGAACTCGAGGTGAACCCTTTTAACTCCTGCGGctatttgaaatgtttgaaTGGAAGTATAACAGAAGTTAATTGCACAAGTGGAAACTACTTTAATTCGACTTTAATGACGTGTACCATCGATGAGAATGGCATATGCTCTGCTATCGATGATGAATGTATAGAGGGGGAGATTGAGGAGAATCCTGAAGATCCTTGTGGATACTTCGAGTGCATCAATGGAAGTTTTGAAGATGTGGATTGCACCAGTGGAACCTACTTTAACtcttcattaaatatttgcctCATTGATGAGAATGGAATATGCTCTGCGATCGATGAGAAATGTATAGAAGGAGAGATTGAGGAGAATCCTGATGATCCTTGTGGATACTTACAATGTGTGGATGGCAGCCTTGAGGAAGTGAACTGCACCAGTGGAAC CTACTTTAACTCTTCATTGAATATTTGTCTCATCGATGAGAATGGAATATGCTCATTGAAATGTACGGAAGGAGAGATTGAGGAGAATCCTGATGATCCTTGTGGTTATTTAAGATGTATTAATGGCAACCTTGAGGAATTGAATTGTACCAGTGGAAGTTACTTCAATAGCAGCATAAAGGTTTGTCTTATTGATGAGAACGGTATTTGTTCTGCGATCCCAGAAGATTGTCGAGATGGTGATATCGAGGAGAATCCAGATGATCTTTGTGGCTATTTAATATGCAAGGACGGTAGCTTTTCTGAAGCAAACTGCACGAGTGGGAGCTACTTTGATTCTTCATGGAAAACGTGTATTATTGATGAGAATGGCATTTGTTCTTCAAGAAATCTTGTTGAAGCCTGCATAGAAGATGAGATTGAATCAGATCCTGAAGAATGTGCTGGATACTTGCAGTGCATCGATGGGAAAAGGGTGAGTCAACTTTGTGCTTATGGCAGTTATTTTGATTCAGCTTTAAAGAGCTGCGAGATCGACTATGATAACGTTTGTTTATCTAAATCGGAGATCTGTGAAGAAGGCGAGAGGAAGGAAGACCTAGATGATACTACGTGGTATTTTGAGTGTATCAACGGGATTATGTTGAGCAAAAATGCCAAGAGGAAAGTTACTTTGAGAGCAGTATAA
- the LOC127566193 gene encoding kielin/chordin-like protein isoform X4: protein MTPQHIWIIYYYAFHLFLVLCRAPPLLTLKTEAVNLKVCGEGVVSPDPDDCASYFQCLDGAIIKEKCSSGSYFDSSWDVCVIDVDGICTPATVNCTEGELEVNPFNSCGYLKCLNGSITEVNCTSGNYFNSTLMTCTIDENGICSAIDDECIEGEIEENPEDPCGYFECINGSFEDVDCTSGTYFNSSLNICLIDENGICSAIDEKCIEGEIEENPDDPCGYLQCVDGSLEEVNCTSGTYFNSSLNICLIDENGICSLKCTEGEIEENPDDPCGYLQCVDGSLEEVNCTSGTYFNSSLNICLIDENGICSLKCTEGEIEENPDDPCGYLRCINGNLEELNCTSGSYFNSSIKVCLIDENGICSAIPEDCRDGDIEENPDDLCGYLICKDGSFSEANCTSGSYFDSSWKTCIIDENGICSSRNLVEACIEDEIESDPEECAGYLQCIDGKRVSQLCAYGSYFDSALKSCEIDYDNVCLSKSEICEEGERKEDLDDTTWYFECINGIMLSKNAKRKVTLRAV, encoded by the exons ATGACGCCGCAGCATATTTGGATAATTTACTACTATG CGTTTCATCTATTCCTCGTGCTTTGCCGTGCGCCTCCATTGTTAACTTTGAAGACCGAAGCTGTCAATCTAAAGGTCTGTGGTGAAGGCGTTGTGAGTCCTGACCCCGACGATTGTGCTAGTTATTTCCAATGTTTGGACGGTGCAATTATTAAAGAGAAATGTAGCAGTGGCAGCTACTTTGATTCCTCTTGGGATGTATGCGTGATAGATGTGGATGGCATCTGTACACCAGCTACAGTTAATTGTACGGAAGGAGAACTCGAGGTGAACCCTTTTAACTCCTGCGGctatttgaaatgtttgaaTGGAAGTATAACAGAAGTTAATTGCACAAGTGGAAACTACTTTAATTCGACTTTAATGACGTGTACCATCGATGAGAATGGCATATGCTCTGCTATCGATGATGAATGTATAGAGGGGGAGATTGAGGAGAATCCTGAAGATCCTTGTGGATACTTCGAGTGCATCAATGGAAGTTTTGAAGATGTGGATTGCACCAGTGGAACCTACTTTAACtcttcattaaatatttgcctCATTGATGAGAATGGAATATGCTCTGCGATCGATGAGAAATGTATAGAAGGAGAGATTGAGGAGAATCCTGATGATCCTTGTGGATACTTACAATGTGTGGATGGCAGCCTTGAGGAAGTGAACTGCACCAGTGGAAC CTACTTTAACTCTTCATTGAATATTTGTCTCATCGATGAGAATGGAATATGCTCATTGAAATGTACGGAAGGAGAGATTGAGGAGAATCCTGATGATCCTTGTGGATACTTACAATGTGTGGATGGCAGCCTTGAGGAAGTGAACTGCACCAGTGGAAC CTACTTTAACTCTTCATTGAATATTTGTCTCATCGATGAGAATGGAATATGCTCATTGAAATGTACGGAAGGAGAGATTGAGGAGAATCCTGATGATCCTTGTGGTTATTTAAGATGTATTAATGGCAACCTTGAGGAATTGAATTGTACCAGTGGAAGTTACTTCAATAGCAGCATAAAGGTTTGTCTTATTGATGAGAACGGTATTTGTTCTGCGATCCCAGAAGATTGTCGAGATGGTGATATCGAGGAGAATCCAGATGATCTTTGTGGCTATTTAATATGCAAGGACGGTAGCTTTTCTGAAGCAAACTGCACGAGTGGGAGCTACTTTGATTCTTCATGGAAAACGTGTATTATTGATGAGAATGGCATTTGTTCTTCAAGAAATCTTGTTGAAGCCTGCATAGAAGATGAGATTGAATCAGATCCTGAAGAATGTGCTGGATACTTGCAGTGCATCGATGGGAAAAGGGTGAGTCAACTTTGTGCTTATGGCAGTTATTTTGATTCAGCTTTAAAGAGCTGCGAGATCGACTATGATAACGTTTGTTTATCTAAATCGGAGATCTGTGAAGAAGGCGAGAGGAAGGAAGACCTAGATGATACTACGTGGTATTTTGAGTGTATCAACGGGATTATGTTGAGCAAAAATGCCAAGAGGAAAGTTACTTTGAGAGCAGTATAA